A part of Aspergillus flavus chromosome 1, complete sequence genomic DNA contains:
- a CDS encoding DEAD/DEAH box helicase translates to MIDTQKLHKWYNGLYSRTLDLVGDYAGDELFILEGDSLLLHCFSDDQIDFTNGFQLLHATYLVEKFLAQLHQRKCNFHIAFFKKHAYGCIPPDVSRKLWPKYRLAREAILHHLLQNLPITLSSMRIGYFETYECEEFERYLVSVDPYFLMCHDGASSGAHAGRRPGLTLENLELSSSDDDSNPSDVEEPGSEIATRETGVMFRSMIHHFICRGYNISLINSLECRDTKVMAMIVEDSADRARQLYKPEAATTEDSSSSSKSALEVEMIPETAVLHENAGAQSVMQPIVTVGMVPTLTDQAVSEGLSEKLLRLISSRSNLYVTQRDIISILAVSVMFKLRYICSGNSVLAARSLLLHAIILRECKLDERTNSPPRIATGGTFMECYSNVVLGMLTSTWWQGFAANIHCDIGDMIDGRLFQQTLRALLQPSYRHSFSPTVLSQLEVFESLVKDLCEVDLGFEQRLGFNITTRASKCCTGSERPAGKTARLKDCKSNEQSNIPIAVLPFSNPVLDPHLSPVSLAIDHSAGNLVDVAISRISEELSHWHNHRKTLDTKTIHKLTGWQLRRNQFFMAEMRQYAASLTNSTGGILKPETVFVQSENNNQHRQIQTSRSGMNDGLEGLQLTKNRSTQKSSRSKIRPSSVRDQAAAQQLIKRDEAISRHWKSWRVKILELDQEHNYAARYVKLKQYLQALSNDKRSAIESEVLTYGLSTLVVLWIDKCSSNKRDRSMSVAALIWATTCEIARKKHDVTEDIAKCLQGTISKLGLPAVEISARSKRPLSFQFAAITSTKVDVNIGLSTLEFQLTQAGPYLDRSMGSAPDPRVYDFEPDKWQREILDQIDARKSLFVVAPTSAGKTFISFYAIKQILEDDNEGVIVYVAPTKALVNQIAAEVQARFSKNFKETGKSVLAIHTRDYRINNPTGCQVLITVPHILQIMLLAPANADPWSSRVKRIIFDEIHCIGQADDGVIWEQLLLLAPCPIIALSATVGNPQEFNKWLELTQRANGNDLKMIEHSTRYSDLRKYTYHPPASFVFNGFSTSSLLAPLGLDNSPNMSFMHPVASLIDRSRGIPNDLTLEPRDCWTLWNAMEKYKTAQFPVDESLNPSLALPAFICKANIIQWEAKLKALLKCWMNDDKSPFDAVLNELSYELQIKGQESFQVSSVLPPMPKKAAQILHSHNEKTLNIYSAYVTTYINQHIKDADCFLPLTNCKCGGDTSAKDINPSMPFLPPTQVTSAFVALSGHRDRWNSIPELCKNVRSGVWLEQAVVPYVGLYPKEGKLPLNAYLLDFFKHGNVHALEKDNRVRKGDIWFVLNDFSLVLATIVTSLENFLKLSPNTDPDLLDIMGSGDAHEEELDISFAKEKVSEPENKPLKSSKNKTKGLPKQPSPSMPVKVKKPKVAESWEDEVSDDEPNPEEKEETTTDLAQETPGNLKRKTRKKNTSIHAQSTNVIDHDSFGSIVLDGQGVSLVLEAFRMLQAEFNDKFKAMWA, encoded by the exons ATGATAGACACTCAAAAGCTTCACAAATG GTACAACGGCCTCTATTCTCGTACATTGGACCTTGTTGGCGACTATGCTGGAGATgagctcttcatccttgaagGAGACTCTTTGCTCCTGCATTGCTTTTCAGATGACCAGATAGACTTTACCAATGGTTTCCAGCTACTCCATGCGACATACCTGGTGGAGAAATTTCTGGCACAACTCCACCAACGGAAGTGTAATTTTCATATAGCCTTCTTCAAGAAGCATGCTTATGGTTGCATCCCTCCGGATGTTTCTAGGAAGCTATGGCCAAAATATCGCCTTGCACGTGAAGCTatcctccatcatctatTGCAAAACCTTCCAATTACGCTTTCATCTATGAGAATCGGGTACTTCGAGACCTACGAGTGTGAGGAGTTTGAAAGATATCTTGTCTCGGTAGATCCGTACTTCTTAATGTGCCATGATGGAGCATCCTCAGGGGCACATGCCGGGAGACGTCCAGGGTTGACGTTAGAGAATCTTGAGTTGTCATCATCAGATGATGATTCAAATCCCTCGGACGTTGAAGAGCCAGGGAGCGAGATAGCTACCAGGGAAACTGGCGTTATGTTTCGGTCTATGATACACCATTTCATTTGTCGGGGATACAATATCTCACTGATAAACAGCTTGGAGTGCCGGGACACGAAA GTAATGGCGATGATAGTGGAGGATTCTGCGGACCGTGCGAGACAACTCTATAAACCGGAAGCAGCAACTACCGAagattcttcttcgtcatcgaaGTCAGCTCTCGAAGTAGAAATGATTCCTGAAACCGCGGTGCTGCATGAGAACGCCGGAGCTCAGAGTGTCATGCAACCTATTGTCACTGTCGGTATGGTTCCGACGCTCACTGATCAAGCAGTGAGTGAAGGGCTATCCGAAAAGTTGCTCAGACTAATCAGTTCTCGGTCAAACCTATACGTGACACAGCGTGATATTATTTCCATTTTAGCAGTTAGCGTCATGTTCAAATTGCGATACATCTGCAGCGGCAATAGTGTTCTGGCGGCACGCTCCCTTCTGCTACACGCAATCATTCTACGCGAATGCAAGCTGGATGAAAGGACCAATAGCCCCCCGAGAATCGCAACTGGTGGAACCTTTATGGAATGTTACAGTAATGTAGTGCTTGGCATGCTCACCTCAACTTGGTGGCAAGGATTCGCCGCAAATATACACTGTGACATAGGGGACATGATAGACGGAAGACTATTCCAACAGACTCTGAGAGCACTTCTGCAGCCTAGCTACCGACATAGCTTTTCTCCAACGGTGTTATCGCAACTTGAAGTCTTCGAGTCGCTCGTTAAAGACCTCTGTGAAGTGGATCTAGGATTTGAGCAGCGTCTCGGCTTTAACATAACAACCCGAGCCAGTAAATGCTGTACTGGATCAGAGCGCCCTGCGGGCAAAACAGCAAGATTGAAGGATTGCAAGAGCAATGAACAGAGTAATATTCCAATTGCGGTGTTACCGTTCAGCAATCCCGTATTAGATCCGCATCTGAGCCCTGTGTCTCTTGCCATCGACCACTCTGCTGGCAACTTGGTTGACGTCGCGATATCAAGAATATCGGAGGAACTTAGTCACTGGCATAATCACAGAAAGACGCTAGACACAAAGACTATCCATAAATTAACAGGATGGCAGCTTCGACGTAATCAGTTCTTCATGGCCGAAATGAGACAATATGCTGCCAGTCTTACGAATTCCACAGGGGGCATCTTGAAGCCAGAGACAGTATTTGTTCAATCCGaaaacaacaaccaacacaGGCAAATACAGACGTCGAGATCTGGCATGAATGATGGGCTTGAGGGCTTACAGTTAACAAAGAATCGTTCTACGCAAAAAAGCTCTCGTTCTAAAATTAGGCCTTCATCAGTTAGGGATCAAGCAGCAGCTCAGCAGTTGATAAAACGAGATGAGGCGATTAGCAGACACTGGAAATCATGGCGAGTCAAGATTCTGGAGCTCGACCAGGAGCACAACTACGCTGCACGTTATGTGAAACTCAAACAGTACCTGCAAGCTCTCTCGAATGATAAAAGAAGTGCCATAGAATCAGAGGTTTTGACTTATGGGCTCAGCACATTAGTTGTTTTATGGATAGATAAGtgcagcagcaacaaaagAGATCGCTCCATGTCAGTTGCAGCACTTATTTGGGCCACGACCTGTGAAATTGCGAGGAAAAAACATGATGTAACTGAGGACATAGCCAAGTGCTTACAGGGCACTATAAGCAAACTTGGCCTTCCGGCTGTGGAGATCTCAGCTCGAAGCAAACGACCACTTTCCTTTCAGTTTGCAGCAATTACCTCCACTAAAGTTGATGTCAACATCGGTTTATCTACACTCGAATTTCAATTAACTCAAGCTGGGCCATACCTTGATCGGAGTATGGGCTCCGCACCAGATCCTCGTGTTTATGACTTTGAGCCCGATAAATGGCAACGGGAGATCTTGGACCAAATCGATGCAAGAAAGAGTCTCTTCGTGGTGGCCCCGACAAGCGCAGGAAAAACATTTATTTC TTTCTATGCAATCAAGCAAATCTTGGAGGACGATAATGAAGGAGTCATTGTCTATGTCGCCCCTACGAAGGCTCTTGTCAATCAAATTGCCGCCGAAGTCCAGGCAAGGTTCTCTAAAAACTTCAAAGAGACTGGGAAGTCCGTATTGGCGATTCATACGCGTGATTACCGCATCAATAATCCGACTGGGTGCCAAGTCTTGATCACAGTGCCTCATATTCTTCAGATCATGCTCCTTGCGCCGGCAAATGCAGACCCGTGGTCATCTCGAGTCAAGCGTATAATATTCGACGAGATTCACTGCATTGGTCAAGCAGATGATGGCGTTATCTGGGAACAACTGCTTCTCCTTGCCCCATGCCCAATCATCGCGCTCTCCGCGACTGTCGGCAACCCACAGGAGTTTAACAAATGGTTGGAGTTAACTCAGAGGGCAAATGGTAACGATCTGAAGATGATCGAACACAGCACTCGCTACTCAGACTTGAGGAAGTACACATATCATCCCCCAGCTAGCTTTGTGTTTAATGGGTTCTCAACCTCAAGCCTACTAGCTCCACTTGGGCTTGATAATAGTCCGAACATGTCTTTTATGCACCCTGTCGCGAGCTTGATTGACCGATCTAGAGGCATCCCTAATGATTTGACCCTGGAACCACGTGACTGTTGGACGCTTTGGAATGCAATGGAGAAGTATAAGACAGCACAATTTCCAGTTGACGAATCGTTGAACCCTTCGCTTGCTCTTCCAGCCTTTATTTGCAAAGCAAATATCATCCAGTGGGAGGCTAAGCTGAAAGCTCTCCTCAAGTGTTGGATGAATGATGATAAGTCACCATTTGACGCAGTCTTGAATGAGCTGTCATACGAGCTTCAGATCAAAGGCCAAGAATCATTTCAGGTGTCGTCAG TCCTCCCGCCGATGCCCAAGAAGGCAGCGCAAATCCTGCATTCTCACAACGAGAAGACATTAAATATTTACTCAGCCTACGTCACAACATATATCAACCAGCACATCAAAGACGCAGACTGCTTTCTACCTTTAACCAACTGCAAATGCGGAGGCGATACGTCCGCCAAGGATATCAACCCATCAATGCCATTCCTCCCTCCCACACAAGTTACTTCCGCCTTCGTCGCCCTATCCGGTCACCGCGATAGATGGAACAGTATCCCCGAGCTTTGCAAAAATGTCCGAAGTGGCGTATGGCTCGAGCAAGCCGTTGTTCCTTACGTTGGACTATACCCTAAGGAAGGAAAACTCCCCTTGAACGCGTACTTACTCGACTTCTTCAAGCATGGCAACGTGCATGCCCTCGAGAAGGACAACAGGGTCCGCAAGGGTGACATTTGGTTTGTTCTAAACGACTTTTCTCTCGTTTTGGCTACCATCGTTACTAGTCTTGAGAACTTCCTCAAACTATCCCCTAACACTGACCCGGatctattagatataatGGGTAGCGGCGACGCCCATGAAGAAGAACTAGATATAAGCTtcgcaaaagaaaaagtctcCGAGCCCGAAAATAAACCTCTCAAGTCAAGCAAAAATAAGACAAAAGGACTTCCAAAACAACCTTCTCCGTCCATGCCGGTCAAAGTCAAAAAGCCTAAAGTGGCCGAGAGCTGGGAAGACGAAGTGAGTGACGATGAGCCGAACccagaggagaaggaagaaaccaCCACAGACCTTGCCCAAGAGACTCCCGGTAatctgaagagaaagacaaggaagaaaaatacTAGCATTCACGCACAAAGCACGAATGTGATTGACCACGACTCTTTTGGGAGTATAGTCCTAGACGGACAGGGCGTCTCTCTAGTCCTAGAAGCCTTCAGAATGCTCCAGGCTGAGTTTAATGACAAATTCAAAGCAATGTGGGCATAA
- a CDS encoding C6 finger domain protein has translation MVFCGKPSKGCGECRSRKIRCDQARPTCSQCIKGNRVCPGYRDELSLMFRDESQQVVRKAKAGNAGRRARKAPKSTRMLSPSGSSPQGTTTSSSLASDISDFNDLSDLYPSPPAAQQVTGPISPKIAPPPSYQFTEDEAVCFFLRFNAWPGACWIMEFSPDFFVIPEVTLSQQAMKASLVAVGTAMLSRIRQDGPLKIAAEKEYGNALNLMYTAVMDEEEAKSNPTLGAVLLLAIFEVVTSRAPGNIEKWTNHIYGAAALLEVRGPEQLQDEDGLKLFVQLRFQIIICCLQRAMRVPDSLIDCSKVAMFLRTRADVYGDRLIGIAGRLSNLRADINMGLLVDPHEILSAAYGIEAELMGWIAALPPEFLYTNVEGPTLSDISSNMWGQGPHPYNNKYHIYNDLWTCHTFNQYRCARIIVSEIILTCLRQLSLNVPAAAISNDLLEHCTRLRNTTRQLANDICASVPYHFSVGNIPTGPFDSLPVNQSYVAGLLLLWPLVLAGATESLNHPLRKWVISCFRLIGHSMGVDQALALVEVLECESGIFDGVGDGDDGIYFRETVSLATNRVLVGTWAS, from the exons ATGGTCTTTTGCGGGAAACCGAGCAAAGGCTGCGGTGAATGCCGATCGCGAAAGATCCGTTGCGACCAGGCCCGGCCAACATGCTCCCAGTGTATCAAGGGAAACCGCGTGTGTCCCGGATATAGAGATGAATTGTCGTTAATGTTCCGTGATGAAAGCCAACAGGTCGTCCGGAAGGCCAAAGCCGGTAACGCCGGACGACGGGCTAGAAAGGCCCCTAAATCCACGCGCATGCTTTCCCCAAGCGGGAGTAGCCCTCAAGGGACCACCACGTCTTCGTCCCTGGCAAGTGACATATCGGATTTCAACGATCTTTCCGATTTGTATCCATCGCCACCGGCGGCACAGCAAGTCACCGGCCCCATATCCCCGAAAATTGCACCTCCTCCATCATACCAATTCACCGAAGATGAAGCCGTGTGCTTTTTCCTTCGCTTTAACGCGTGGCCCGGGGCCTGTTGGATAATGGAATTCTCACCGGATTTCTTCGTGATTCCAGAGGTGACTCTCAGCCAGCAGGCAATGAAGGCGAGCCTTGTTGCGGTCGGGACTGCCATGCTTTCGCGTATCCGACAAGATGGACCTCTGAAGATTGCTGCGGAGAAAGAATATGGCAATGCTTTGAATCTGATGTATACCGCTgtgatggatgaagaggaggccaAGTCCAATCCAACCCTCGGTGCGGTTCTGTTACTGGCTATCTTTGAG GTCGTCACGAGTAGAGCCCCGGGAAATATTGAGAAATGGACGAATCATATCTATGGTGCTGCGGCATTACTCGAAGTGCGAGGGCCAGAGCAACTACAAGACGAAGATGGACTGAAGTTGTTTGTTCAGCTAAGATTTCAAATC ATCATCTGCTGCCTTCAAAGAGCGATGCGAGTCCCCGATTCGCTGATTGACTGTTCAAAGGTTGCCATGTTTCTGCGAACCAGGGCTGATGTCTATGGCGACCGTTTGATTGGCATAGCGGGCAGACTGTCCAATTTACGAGCAGATATTAACATGGGGCTATTAGTTGACCCGCATGAGATCCTATCTGCCGCTTACGGCATTGAGGCGGAGCTAATGGGATGGATTGCAGCCTTACCCCCAGAGTTCTTGTACACCAATGTTGAAGGCCCAACATTGTCGGACATTTCGTCCAACATGTGGGGTCAGGGACCTCATCCATACAATAACAAATATCACATATACAACGATCTGTGGACATGCCATACTTTTAACCAGTATCGCTGTGCCCGAATAATTGTGAGCGAAATCATCCTAACTTGCCTACGCCAACTCTCCCTCAACGTGCCGGCAGCTGCAATTTCCAATGATCTTCTAGAGCATTGTACTAGGCTGCGCAATACAACACGCCAGCTCGCCAACGACATTTGCGCCAGCGTCCCATATCATTTCAGCGTGGGGAACATCCCGACGGGTCCCTTCGATAGTCTCCCCGTGAATCAAAGCTACGTTGCTGgcttgcttcttctttggccaTTAGTTCTCGCAGGAGCGACAGAGTCGTTGAATCATCCTTTGCGCAAATGGGTGATTTCCTGCTTTCGGCTCATAGGGCATAGCATGGGCGTAGATCAAGCCCTGGCCCTGGTTGAGGTCCTAGAGTGTGAATCGGGAATTTTCGACGGTGTAGGGGATGGCGATGATGGCATTTATTTCCGTGAAACTGTTTCGTTAGCGACGAATCGAGTCCTGGTAGGAACGTGGGCTTCCTGA